A region from the Pseudomonas sp. KU26590 genome encodes:
- a CDS encoding flavohemoglobin expression-modulating QEGLA motif protein has product MDEYQQTIRTLSDRIVVAQTPIRVLDAVKWDDNIRKTFLDGKGKNLPEVDRAYYENRPLGFDSGAVKLEFQNIERDLTRQLGQFNPVGQIMRRMCKEYRMVIRMLEARGTPDFGLISQELYGAASDAFHAGDPTLSDLGMMLSDYLDNIAGRGDLKDEPKILTAKDAVAMLQTRLNRTFGEAEETIRVFESDGIVADAAAGADYIKIRSDAMFNERDVRALEVHEGLVHVGTTLNGQNQPICTFLSKGPPSSTVTQEGLAILMEIIGFASYPSRLRKLTNRTRAIHMAEEGADFLQVFDFYREQGFGMSESYGNASRVFRGSVPNGLPFTKDLSYLKGFIMVYNYIQLAVRKGKLEQVPLLFCGKTTLEDMRTLRQLVDEGLVVPPKYLPDQFRDMNALSAWMCFSNFLNHLSLDRIEADYSNIL; this is encoded by the coding sequence GTGGACGAATACCAACAGACTATTCGCACGTTGTCCGATCGTATCGTGGTGGCGCAGACGCCGATTCGCGTCCTTGATGCCGTGAAGTGGGATGACAACATCCGCAAGACCTTCCTCGACGGCAAAGGCAAAAACCTGCCGGAAGTTGATCGCGCGTACTACGAGAATCGCCCGCTGGGCTTCGATTCCGGTGCGGTGAAGCTGGAGTTCCAGAACATCGAGCGTGACCTCACGCGGCAGCTGGGCCAGTTCAACCCGGTCGGGCAGATCATGCGCCGCATGTGCAAAGAGTACCGGATGGTCATCCGCATGCTCGAAGCGCGGGGCACCCCGGACTTCGGCTTGATTTCTCAGGAGCTGTACGGCGCGGCGTCCGATGCCTTTCACGCCGGCGACCCGACGCTGTCCGACCTGGGCATGATGCTCTCCGATTACCTGGACAACATTGCCGGTCGCGGCGATCTCAAGGATGAGCCGAAAATCCTGACGGCCAAAGACGCCGTCGCCATGCTGCAAACCCGGCTCAATCGTACGTTCGGTGAGGCGGAAGAAACGATTCGGGTGTTCGAGTCCGACGGCATCGTGGCGGACGCTGCGGCCGGCGCCGATTACATCAAGATCCGCAGCGACGCGATGTTCAACGAGCGCGACGTGCGGGCGCTGGAAGTCCACGAAGGCCTGGTGCACGTCGGCACCACGCTCAATGGTCAGAATCAGCCGATCTGCACCTTCCTCTCCAAAGGCCCGCCCTCGTCGACAGTGACTCAGGAAGGCCTGGCGATTCTGATGGAGATCATCGGTTTTGCCTCCTACCCGAGCCGCCTGCGCAAGCTGACCAATCGCACCCGCGCCATTCACATGGCCGAGGAGGGCGCCGACTTTTTGCAGGTGTTCGACTTCTATCGCGAGCAAGGCTTCGGCATGTCGGAAAGCTACGGCAATGCCAGTCGTGTATTCCGGGGCTCGGTGCCGAATGGGCTGCCATTCACCAAGGATCTGTCCTACCTCAAGGGCTTCATCATGGTCTACAACTACATCCAGTTGGCCGTGAGAAAGGGCAAGCTGGAGCAGGTGCCGCTGCTGTTCTGCGGCAAGACCACGCTGGAAGACATGCGCACGTTGCGCCAGTTGGTGGACGAAGGCCTGGTGGTGCCGCCCAAATACCTGCCCGACCAATTCCGCGACATGAACGCGCTGTCGGCATGGATGTGCTTCTCCAACTTTCTCAACCACCTGAGCCTGGACCGGATCGAAGCGGATTATTCGAACATCCTCTGA
- a CDS encoding response regulator → MHDLQLDDLNATDENAAMVLLVDDQAMIGEAVRRGLAHEDNIDFHFCADPHQAVAQAILIKPTVILQDLVMPGLDGLTLVREYRNNPKTRDIPIIVLSTKEDPLIKSAAFAAGANDYLVKLPDNIELVARIRYHSRSYMTLLQRDEAYRALRVSQQQLLDTNLVLQRLMNSDGLTGLSNRRHFDEYLELEWRRSTREQTQISLLMIDVDYFKAYNDAFGHLEGDEALRQVAKAIRANSSRPSDLPARYGGEEFALVLPNTSPGGARLLAEKLRQTIASMNIPHVAPSQGSSLTVSIGLATVVPQVGSHSRQLIQSADQGLYAAKHNGRNQVAVG, encoded by the coding sequence ATGCATGATTTGCAACTGGACGATCTGAACGCCACGGATGAAAACGCGGCCATGGTGTTGCTCGTCGATGATCAGGCCATGATCGGCGAGGCCGTCCGACGCGGGCTGGCGCACGAAGACAACATCGACTTCCATTTCTGCGCTGATCCGCATCAGGCGGTTGCGCAAGCGATTCTGATCAAGCCCACAGTGATCCTTCAGGATTTGGTCATGCCCGGCCTTGACGGCCTGACCCTGGTGCGTGAGTACCGCAACAATCCGAAGACCCGTGACATACCGATCATCGTGCTTTCGACCAAGGAAGACCCGCTGATCAAAAGCGCCGCCTTTGCCGCTGGCGCCAATGATTACCTGGTCAAACTGCCGGACAACATCGAACTGGTCGCGCGCATTCGCTACCACTCGCGCTCGTACATGACGCTGTTGCAGCGCGACGAAGCCTATCGTGCCCTGCGCGTCAGTCAGCAACAGCTGCTCGACACCAACCTGGTGCTGCAACGCCTGATGAACTCCGACGGCCTGACCGGCCTTTCCAACCGCCGCCACTTCGATGAATACCTGGAACTGGAATGGCGCCGCTCAACCAGAGAGCAGACCCAGATTTCGCTGTTGATGATCGACGTGGATTACTTCAAGGCCTACAACGATGCCTTCGGGCATCTCGAAGGTGACGAGGCGTTGCGTCAGGTCGCCAAAGCCATCCGCGCCAACTCCAGCCGTCCATCCGACCTGCCGGCGCGTTACGGCGGCGAAGAGTTTGCGCTGGTACTGCCCAACACCTCACCGGGCGGCGCCCGCCTGCTGGCGGAAAAACTGCGCCAGACCATCGCCAGCATGAACATCCCCCACGTCGCCCCCAGCCAAGGCTCGAGCCTGACGGTCAGCATTGGTCTGGCCACTGTGGTGCCGCAAGTGGGCAGCCACAGCCGCCAGCTGATTCAGAGTGCGGATCAGGGGTTGTATGCGGCCAAACACAATGGCCGCAATCAGGTGGCGGTGGGGTAG
- a CDS encoding chemotaxis response regulator protein-glutamate methylesterase, which translates to MKIAIVNDMPMAVEALRRALAFEPAHQIAWVASNGAEAVERCAQLTPDLILMDLIMPVMDGVEATRRIMAATPCAIVIVTVDREQNVNRVFEAMGHGALDVVDTPALGAGNPKDAAAPLLRKILNIGWLIGERDTRVRAAPPPVRESAQRQRLIAIGSSAGGPAALEILLKALPTDFPAAIVLVQHVDQVFAEGMAQWLSSSSGLQVRLARNGEPPQVGTVLLAGTNHHIRLLRNGTLAYTAEPVNEIYRPSIDVFFESVASYWNGDAVGVLLTGMGRDGAQGLKLMRQRGFLTIAQNQESCAVYGMPKAAAAIDAAMEIRSLDSIAPRLKEVFTQ; encoded by the coding sequence ATGAAGATTGCCATCGTCAACGACATGCCCATGGCGGTGGAGGCGCTGCGCCGTGCGCTGGCCTTTGAGCCGGCGCACCAGATTGCCTGGGTGGCCAGCAATGGCGCCGAGGCGGTGGAGCGCTGCGCGCAGCTGACGCCCGACCTGATCTTGATGGACCTGATCATGCCGGTGATGGACGGCGTGGAGGCCACTCGACGTATCATGGCGGCGACGCCGTGCGCCATCGTCATCGTCACCGTGGATCGCGAGCAGAATGTGAATCGGGTGTTCGAAGCCATGGGCCATGGCGCGCTGGACGTGGTCGACACGCCCGCGCTGGGGGCCGGCAATCCCAAGGATGCAGCCGCGCCTTTGTTGCGCAAGATACTTAATATAGGCTGGCTCATTGGCGAGCGGGACACGCGGGTCCGCGCCGCGCCGCCACCGGTGCGGGAGTCGGCCCAGCGTCAGCGGTTGATCGCGATCGGCTCATCGGCCGGCGGACCCGCGGCGCTGGAAATACTGCTCAAGGCGCTGCCGACGGATTTCCCGGCCGCCATCGTGCTGGTGCAGCACGTGGATCAGGTGTTCGCCGAAGGGATGGCGCAATGGCTGAGCAGCTCTTCGGGGCTTCAGGTCAGGCTGGCGCGCAATGGCGAGCCGCCGCAAGTGGGCACGGTGCTGCTGGCAGGCACCAACCACCACATTCGTTTGCTCAGGAACGGCACACTGGCGTACACCGCAGAGCCGGTTAACGAAATTTACAGGCCCTCCATCGACGTGTTTTTCGAAAGTGTGGCCAGCTATTGGAATGGTGACGCAGTGGGTGTTTTGTTGACCGGCATGGGCCGTGATGGTGCGCAGGGACTCAAGCTGATGCGTCAGAGGGGCTTTCTCACCATTGCCCAGAATCAGGAAAGCTGTGCGGTATACGGCATGCCCAAAGCGGCTGCGGCGATTGACGCCGCCATGGAGATTCGCTCACTGGACTCGATCGCACCTCGCTTGAAGGAGGTATTCACCCAATGA
- a CDS encoding TetR/AcrR family transcriptional regulator → MNRTIAQKGAAGLATAVAQSVQYQGRKASRQGSEQRRQQILDAAMRILIRDGVRAVRHRAVAAEAQVPLSATTYYFKDIDDLLTDAFAQYVERSAAYMAKLWTSTEALLREMVARNDGSAEARARLADEIARMTMEYVRHQLLTRRDQLIAEHAFQLEALINPRLAPLVSAHQQILLQGSAQFLEVMGSAQPQLDAQVLTGLICRMEYQGLLNGPRPGADEDMLAILTRQMHLVLGTAKPMAG, encoded by the coding sequence GTGAACCGCACGATCGCTCAAAAGGGAGCCGCTGGCCTGGCCACGGCAGTCGCACAGAGTGTTCAGTACCAGGGCCGCAAGGCGAGTCGACAGGGAAGTGAACAGCGTCGCCAACAGATTCTCGATGCGGCCATGCGCATCCTCATTCGTGACGGCGTCAGGGCCGTGCGTCATCGCGCGGTCGCCGCCGAAGCGCAAGTGCCGCTCTCCGCCACCACCTACTACTTCAAAGACATCGATGACCTGCTCACCGATGCCTTCGCGCAATACGTTGAGCGCAGTGCGGCGTACATGGCCAAGCTGTGGACCAGCACCGAGGCGCTGCTGCGCGAGATGGTCGCGCGCAATGACGGCAGCGCCGAGGCCCGCGCCCGGCTGGCCGATGAGATCGCGCGTATGACCATGGAGTACGTGCGTCATCAATTGCTGACCCGGCGCGACCAGCTGATTGCCGAGCATGCGTTCCAACTCGAAGCGCTGATCAACCCGCGGCTCGCACCGCTGGTGAGTGCCCATCAGCAGATTTTGTTGCAGGGCAGCGCCCAGTTTCTCGAAGTCATGGGGTCAGCTCAGCCGCAACTGGATGCCCAAGTGTTGACGGGGCTCATCTGCCGGATGGAATATCAGGGGCTGCTCAACGGGCCTCGGCCCGGCGCAGACGAAGACATGCTCGCTATTCTTACTCGCCAGATGCATCTGGTACTGGGCACTGCCAAGCCGATGGCTGGCTGA
- a CDS encoding hybrid sensor histidine kinase/response regulator, producing the protein MTPDQMRDASLFELFTLEAEAQTQVLSAGLLALERNPTQADQLEACMRAAHSLKGAARIVGVNAGVSVSHVMEDCLVSAQEGRLYLLPEHIDALLMGTDLLMRIATPGANVPQADVDGYVALMNNMVSDDPALKAMLVPTALPSLEDILLANAQSLVTSLQSAQDSAAEELAASIVEAVPDPALKADGPGERRVAETGERVLRVTAERLNNLLDLSSKSLVETQRLKPYLAAMQRVKRSQTGATRALDSLEALLGANADPDAQKTLDEARRLLGEAQHLLIQQTADLDEFGWQASQRAQLLYDTALACRMRPFADVLAGQARMVRDLGRSLGKQVRLEIDGEKTQVDRDVLEKLEAPLTHLLRNAVDHGIELPAQRIACGKPAEGLIQLKASHQAGLLVVELIDDGAGVDLERLRLNIIERKLSPAETAAQLSEEELLSFLFLPGFSMRDTVTEVSGRGVGLDAVQHMVRQLRGGVELDQRAGQGSRFHLEVPLTLSVVRSLVVEVGGEAYAFPLAHIERMRDVRADEIVQLEGRQHFWHEERHVGLVAATQLLNRPASQHSEDVLKVVVIRERDAVYGVAVERFIGERTLVVLPLDPRLGKVQDISAGALLDDGSAVLIIDVEDMLRSVEKLLNTGRLARIDRRSQQADTRARKRVLVVDDSLTVRELERKLLASRGYEVAVAVDGMDGWNALRGEDFDLLITDIDMPRMDGIELVTLVRRDSRLQSLPVMVVSYKDREEDRRRGLDAGADYYLAKASFHDDALLDAVVELIGDAQG; encoded by the coding sequence ATGACGCCCGATCAAATGCGCGACGCGTCGCTGTTCGAACTCTTCACCCTGGAGGCGGAAGCGCAGACCCAAGTGTTGAGCGCGGGCCTGCTGGCCCTTGAGCGCAACCCGACCCAGGCCGATCAGCTGGAAGCGTGCATGCGCGCGGCCCATTCGCTGAAAGGCGCGGCGCGGATTGTCGGGGTCAACGCGGGTGTCAGCGTTTCCCACGTCATGGAAGATTGCCTGGTCAGCGCCCAGGAAGGGCGACTTTACCTGCTGCCCGAACACATCGACGCCCTGCTGATGGGCACCGATTTGCTGATGCGCATCGCCACGCCCGGCGCCAACGTGCCGCAGGCGGATGTGGACGGCTATGTGGCGCTGATGAACAACATGGTCAGCGACGATCCGGCCTTGAAAGCCATGCTGGTGCCCACCGCATTGCCTTCCCTGGAAGACATCCTGCTCGCCAACGCGCAGTCGCTGGTCACCTCGCTTCAGTCTGCGCAGGATTCGGCGGCCGAAGAGCTGGCAGCTTCCATTGTCGAAGCCGTTCCGGATCCTGCGCTCAAAGCGGATGGCCCCGGCGAGCGCCGCGTGGCCGAGACCGGTGAACGGGTCCTGCGCGTCACCGCCGAACGCTTGAACAACCTGCTGGACCTGTCCAGCAAGTCGCTGGTCGAGACCCAACGGTTGAAGCCTTATCTGGCCGCGATGCAGCGGGTCAAACGCTCGCAGACCGGCGCAACCCGAGCGCTGGACAGTCTCGAAGCCTTGCTCGGCGCCAACGCCGATCCCGACGCGCAAAAGACGCTGGACGAAGCGCGGCGTCTGCTCGGTGAGGCGCAGCACTTGCTGATTCAACAGACGGCCGACCTCGACGAGTTCGGCTGGCAGGCCTCGCAACGCGCGCAACTGCTCTACGACACCGCGCTGGCCTGCCGCATGCGTCCGTTTGCCGATGTGCTGGCGGGGCAAGCGCGCATGGTCCGTGATCTGGGCCGCTCGCTGGGCAAGCAGGTGCGCCTGGAAATCGACGGCGAGAAAACCCAGGTCGATCGCGATGTGCTGGAAAAACTCGAAGCGCCGCTGACCCATTTACTGCGCAACGCCGTCGACCACGGCATTGAGCTGCCGGCACAGCGCATCGCTTGCGGCAAGCCGGCCGAGGGGCTGATTCAGCTGAAGGCCTCGCACCAGGCCGGGCTGCTGGTGGTCGAGCTGATCGACGACGGCGCCGGCGTTGACCTCGAACGCCTGCGCCTGAACATCATCGAGCGCAAGCTCTCGCCCGCTGAAACCGCTGCGCAGTTGAGCGAAGAGGAGCTGCTGAGCTTCCTGTTTCTGCCCGGTTTCAGCATGCGCGACACGGTCACCGAAGTGTCCGGTCGAGGCGTCGGCCTGGACGCGGTCCAGCACATGGTTCGGCAGCTGCGTGGCGGCGTCGAACTGGACCAGCGCGCCGGGCAGGGCAGCCGCTTCCATCTGGAAGTGCCGCTGACGTTGTCGGTGGTGCGCAGTCTCGTGGTGGAAGTCGGCGGCGAAGCGTACGCCTTTCCGCTGGCGCACATCGAGCGCATGCGTGACGTGCGTGCCGACGAAATCGTACAACTGGAAGGACGTCAGCATTTCTGGCATGAAGAGCGGCATGTCGGGCTGGTCGCCGCCACACAGCTGCTAAACCGTCCGGCCAGCCAGCACAGTGAAGACGTCCTCAAAGTGGTGGTGATTCGCGAGCGCGATGCGGTGTATGGCGTCGCCGTGGAACGCTTCATCGGCGAACGCACGCTGGTGGTTCTGCCGCTGGATCCGCGCCTGGGCAAGGTTCAGGACATCTCTGCGGGCGCCTTGCTCGACGATGGCTCGGCGGTGCTGATCATCGACGTCGAAGACATGCTGCGTTCGGTGGAGAAACTGCTCAATACCGGACGCCTGGCGCGCATTGACCGGCGCAGCCAGCAGGCGGACACCCGAGCTCGCAAGCGCGTGCTGGTGGTCGATGATTCGCTGACGGTCCGCGAGCTGGAGCGCAAGTTGCTGGCCAGCCGTGGTTACGAAGTCGCGGTGGCCGTGGATGGCATGGACGGCTGGAACGCGTTGCGCGGTGAGGATTTCGACTTGCTCATCACCGACATTGACATGCCGCGCATGGACGGCATCGAGCTGGTGACGCTGGTGCGTCGCGACAGCCGCCTGCAATCGCTGCCGGTGATGGTGGTGTCGTACAAGGACCGTGAAGAAGACCGCCGTCGCGGCCTGGATGCCGGCGCCGATTACTATCTGGCCAAGGCCAGTTTCCATGACGACGCGCTGCTTGATGCCGTCGTTGAGTTGATAGGAGATGCGCAGGGATGA
- the lysS gene encoding lysine--tRNA ligase, whose amino-acid sequence MSDQQLDPQAQQQEENSLIALRKEKLAAERAKGNAFPNDFRRENYCNDLQKQYADKTKEELAEAAIPVKVAGRIMLNRGSFMVIQDMTGRIQVYVNRKTLPEDTLASVKTWDMGDIIAAEGTLARSGKGDLYVEMTNVRLLTKSLRPLPDKHHGLVDTEQRYRQRYVDLIVNDDVRETFRVRSKVIAHIRSFLMQRDFLEVETPMLQTIPGGAAAKPFETHHNALDLEMFLRIAPELYLKRLVVGGFEKVFEINRNFRNEGVSTRHNPEFTMLEFYQAYADYEDNMDLTEELFRELAQLVLGSTDVPYGDKVFHFGEPFVRLSVFDSILKYNPELTADDLNDIDKARAIAKKAGAKVLGFEGLGKLQVMIFEELVEHKLEQPHFITQYPFEVSPLARRNDDNPNVTDRFELFIGGREIANAYSELNDAEDQAERFMAQVADKDAGDDEAMHYDADFVRALEYGMPPTAGEGIGIDRLVMLLTNSPSIRDVILFPHMRPQA is encoded by the coding sequence ATGAGCGACCAACAACTCGACCCGCAAGCCCAGCAACAGGAAGAAAACAGCCTGATCGCCCTGCGCAAGGAAAAACTTGCGGCCGAGCGCGCCAAGGGCAATGCCTTCCCGAACGACTTCCGTCGCGAAAACTACTGCAACGACCTGCAGAAACAGTACGCGGACAAGACCAAGGAAGAGCTGGCTGAAGCGGCGATTCCAGTCAAGGTTGCCGGGCGCATCATGCTCAACCGTGGCTCGTTCATGGTGATTCAGGACATGACCGGTCGCATCCAGGTCTACGTCAACCGCAAGACGCTGCCCGAAGACACCCTGGCCTCGGTGAAAACCTGGGACATGGGCGATATCATCGCAGCCGAAGGCACCCTGGCCCGTTCCGGCAAGGGCGACCTGTATGTCGAAATGACCAACGTGCGCCTGCTGACCAAATCCCTGCGTCCGCTGCCCGACAAGCACCACGGCCTGGTCGATACCGAACAGCGTTATCGCCAGCGTTACGTCGACCTGATCGTCAACGATGACGTGCGTGAAACCTTCCGCGTTCGCTCGAAAGTCATCGCCCACATCCGCAGCTTCCTGATGCAGCGCGACTTCCTCGAAGTTGAAACGCCGATGCTGCAGACCATTCCGGGCGGCGCCGCGGCCAAGCCGTTCGAGACGCACCACAACGCGCTGGACCTGGAAATGTTCCTGCGCATCGCGCCTGAGCTGTACCTCAAGCGTCTTGTTGTGGGTGGGTTCGAGAAGGTGTTCGAGATCAACCGCAACTTCCGTAACGAAGGCGTCTCGACCCGTCACAACCCCGAGTTCACGATGCTTGAGTTCTATCAGGCGTACGCGGACTACGAAGACAACATGGACCTGACCGAGGAGCTGTTCCGTGAACTGGCCCAGCTGGTTCTCGGCAGCACCGACGTGCCGTACGGCGACAAGGTCTTCCACTTCGGTGAACCGTTCGTGCGTCTGTCGGTGTTCGATTCGATCCTCAAGTACAACCCCGAGCTGACCGCCGATGACCTGAACGACATCGACAAGGCCCGTGCCATCGCCAAGAAAGCCGGCGCCAAGGTGCTGGGCTTCGAAGGTCTGGGCAAGCTGCAGGTGATGATTTTCGAAGAGCTGGTCGAGCACAAGCTGGAGCAGCCGCACTTCATCACCCAGTACCCGTTCGAAGTGTCGCCGCTGGCCCGTCGCAACGATGACAACCCGAACGTCACCGATCGTTTCGAGCTGTTCATTGGCGGCCGTGAAATCGCCAACGCCTATTCCGAGCTGAACGACGCGGAAGACCAGGCCGAGCGCTTCATGGCCCAGGTGGCGGACAAGGACGCAGGCGACGATGAAGCCATGCACTACGACGCAGACTTCGTCCGCGCGCTGGAATACGGCATGCCGCCGACAGCGGGCGAGGGCATCGGCATCGATCGTCTGGTCATGCTGCTGACCAACTCGCCGTCCATACGGGACGTCATCCTGTTCCCGCATATGCGGCCGCAAGCCTAA
- the prfB gene encoding peptide chain release factor 2 (programmed frameshift): protein MEINPILNSIKDLSERSETIRGYLDYDHKHDRLTEVNRELEDPNVWNNPSYAQELGRERSLLAQIVDTLDEMSTGLVDAKDLLLMSAEEEDQAAVDDVAAEVERLREALEKLEFRRMFSGDMDQNNAYLDIQAGSGGTEAQDWANILLRMYLRWADKRGFDATIMELSAGEVAGIKGATVHIKGEYAFGWLRTEIGVHRLVRKSPFDSGNRRHTSFSAVFVSPEIDDNIEIDINPSDLRIDTYRSSGAGGQHVNTTDSAVRITHVPTNTVVSCQNERSQHANKDTAMKMLRARLYEQEIQKRNAASQAVEDTKSDIGWGHQIRSYVLDASRIKDLRTSVERSDCDKVLDGDIDEYLIASLKQGL, encoded by the exons ATGGAAATCAACCCGATCCTAAACAGCATCAAGGACCTGTCCGAGCGCTCCGAAACCATTCGGGGGTATCTT GACTACGATCACAAACATGATCGTCTGACCGAAGTTAACCGCGAGCTCGAGGATCCAAACGTCTGGAACAACCCGTCTTACGCCCAGGAGCTGGGCCGCGAGCGTTCACTGCTGGCGCAGATCGTCGACACCCTCGACGAAATGAGCACCGGCCTGGTGGATGCCAAGGACCTGTTGCTGATGTCCGCCGAAGAAGAAGACCAGGCCGCCGTCGACGACGTCGCCGCTGAAGTCGAGCGCCTGCGCGAGGCCCTGGAAAAACTGGAATTCCGTCGCATGTTCAGCGGCGACATGGACCAGAACAACGCCTACCTGGACATCCAGGCCGGCTCCGGCGGCACCGAAGCCCAGGACTGGGCGAACATCCTTCTGCGTATGTACCTGCGCTGGGCTGACAAGCGCGGCTTCGACGCGACCATCATGGAACTGTCGGCCGGTGAAGTCGCCGGTATCAAAGGCGCCACGGTGCACATCAAAGGCGAGTACGCGTTTGGCTGGCTGCGCACCGAAATCGGCGTCCACCGGCTGGTCCGCAAGAGCCCGTTCGACTCCGGCAACCGCCGCCACACCTCGTTCTCGGCCGTGTTCGTGTCGCCGGAAATCGATGACAACATCGAAATCGACATCAACCCGTCGGACCTGCGCATCGACACCTACCGCTCCTCGGGCGCCGGTGGTCAGCACGTCAACACCACCGACTCGGCGGTCCGGATCACCCACGTTCCGACCAACACCGTGGTCAGCTGCCAGAACGAACGTTCCCAGCACGCCAACAAAGACACCGCGATGAAGATGCTGCGGGCGCGTTTGTACGAGCAGGAAATCCAGAAGCGCAACGCCGCGTCGCAAGCGGTCGAAGACACCAAGTCCGACATCGGCTGGGGTCACCAGATCCGCTCGTACGTGCTCGATGCCTCGCGCATCAAGGACCTGAGGACCAGCGTCGAACGCAGCGATTGCGACAAGGTGCTCGATGGCGACATCGACGAATACCTGATCGCGAGCCTCAAACAAGGGCTGTAA
- a CDS encoding chemotaxis protein CheW → MSRVHTELVSDDAEAIDDCWNRIGIHGDRSCPLLADHIHCRNCSVYSAAATRLLDRYSLAQEQRVSMHSDALAVDVETRSTVVFRLGEEWLCLPTRCLVEVSPVQAIHSLPHQRSRALLGVANVRGALVACLSFVELLGLDPSVAPVGDARTLPRMLIVSADGGPVVVPVDEVDGIHAIEARLLDTASASAQNSNARFTRGVVQWKNRSLRLLDEDQLLSAVNRSLT, encoded by the coding sequence ATGAGTCGCGTACACACAGAGCTGGTCAGCGACGACGCCGAGGCGATCGACGACTGCTGGAACCGCATCGGCATCCATGGCGACCGGTCCTGCCCGCTGCTTGCCGATCATATTCATTGCCGCAACTGCTCGGTGTACTCGGCGGCGGCAACGCGCTTGCTCGACCGTTACTCGCTGGCGCAGGAGCAGCGCGTGTCGATGCACAGCGATGCGCTGGCCGTCGACGTCGAAACCCGCTCGACCGTGGTGTTTCGGCTGGGCGAAGAATGGCTCTGCCTGCCCACCCGTTGTCTGGTGGAAGTGTCGCCGGTGCAAGCCATTCACTCGCTTCCGCACCAGCGTTCCCGCGCCTTGCTGGGCGTTGCCAATGTGCGCGGTGCCCTGGTGGCCTGCCTGTCGTTCGTTGAACTGCTCGGGCTGGACCCTTCAGTCGCGCCGGTCGGTGATGCCCGAACATTGCCGCGCATGCTGATCGTTTCGGCAGACGGCGGTCCGGTGGTGGTGCCGGTGGACGAGGTTGACGGCATTCATGCCATCGAGGCCCGACTGCTGGATACCGCCTCGGCCTCGGCGCAGAACAGCAACGCCCGCTTCACCCGAGGCGTCGTGCAATGGAAAAACCGCAGCCTGCGCCTGCTCGATGAAGACCAACTCTTGTCGGCTGTGAACCGGAGCCTGACATGA